From a single Capsicum annuum cultivar UCD-10X-F1 chromosome 12, UCD10Xv1.1, whole genome shotgun sequence genomic region:
- the LOC107849620 gene encoding uncharacterized protein LOC107849620 has product MKVAKNMRNQNTRGHLCLYPVHAGPSHGSLISPKFGIIAASLQHLSVLESLDLSSNKIGGEIPQQLVSLTSLAVLNFLTIILLDAFLKKSNLICLRTVHTKGMMVYVDCHSQKIVVAIMGYRKRQL; this is encoded by the exons ATGAAGGTGGCTAAGAACATGAGAAATCAGAACACTAGAGGCCACTTGTGCTTGTATCCTGTGCACGCAGGTCCTTCACATGGGTCACTTATTTCACCTAAATTTG GTATTATAGCAGCATCGTTGCAACATTTGTCCGTACTTGAATCGTTGGATCTCTCATCTAACAAGATTGGAGGTGAAATTCCACAACAGCTTGTATCCCTCACATCACTTGCAGTCTTAAATTTTCTCACAATCATCTTGTTGGATGCATTCCTAAAGAAAAGCAATTTGATATGTTTGAGAACAGTTCATACCAAGGGAATGATGGTTTACGTGGATTGCCACTCTCAAAAGATTGTGGTGGCAATTATGGGGTACCGCAAGCGACAACTCTAG